ATACGTTTCAATAAATTCATTTACCTCAGAAAAAATACggttatatacattttattctatATGATTTGTTATTATCATGTACTGAGTGTCGACTGATTGTTAGCGTGTCGGTCTGCTGATCGAACATTCTAATGATCGAGACGATATACCGCTGAGCATTGTCCGTGCTGTTACCCGtgaatgtgttataaaagtgatacCCAATCTCGTTATTCGGTTTGAAGAAAAAGCCGTCAGACAAAATGTCATCTGATTAATAGTTAAAAATTAGGATGGCTATTCTGTAACTTTAAGGTCCCATGACCTAACAGCTTCCTATGTTCGCATATGGTGCCGTCCGGGttacaaatttcaattttttagtcataaattgtttaatttttgcgcaaaggtacacaagagctatctgcgctaatcatccctaatgtaggggtgtaagactagaggaatagCAGCTATTCATAACCACCACCACCAATTTTCGGGctattcttttataaaaaaaagtaatgggtttgactataacattataacagctGCTCcccttgtacagcggtatgtctacggatttacaatgctaaaatcaggggttcgattcccctcggtgggctcagcagatagctcgatgtggctttctttgtgaaaacacacatatacattataaccccctcacagctgaaagaatgagcatgtttaatgtgacagggattcgaaaccacgattCTTACGACTATAGCTCACAAGTTGCAGTTTCTTGTGATTAATTGTGATTAATGGTTTTACTTGCTAAGTctcattctaatttttattactttaatttgttgaaatataatgCATACTCATTATTCAATCTTCTCACGCTGTCGGGCTGTTTAGTGCATCATCTACCTGATTTCCTACTGTGTATCATATTCTATTTTGGTACTTAAAAATCGCTTGTCTCCTCAATGAAACAGcgataagtttaagaacttacaactctaaaatccttGGTTCAATTTTCATCctgtggacatagcagatagctcaatgtaactttgatctgaaacaaacaaaaaagatagTGATGCACTATagattatataattttcttagtTTGTTGAACTAACATTTCTGTGATAATAGTGATTTCTTAATAAATAACAAGATGTAAGTGAAATTGTTAACAATGTTGACTAGTTTTATTAGTTATTCTTTGTTGTggttcaaacattatttgtaccTTTAGCAGTAAACGATTTTTACGAACAAAAGCAATAAGTGTACATATTCCCACGTTATAAAACCCTTGAACATGTTCAGTGTAGTGGAAATAATTGACTTGAAATTATTCTTAGTAACTGAATGCGTGTTTCTAGTGGTAAAGACGATGCTGTAGTTATGAGAACTGTTGGCATGTCAAGGTTATCTTATGAACATAAAGGCGAGAATTACTTTGGAATACACAAGGTGTCAATGAAAAGAACCACGTGCTTTTATGATCATGATTGCTTTTTACATATGAATTTGCTGAGTTTTCACTTATTAATTAATGTACTATTCTACCACTAGGTCCTTTGGATGTCACGTGTCACAAGGTCAAAATATCAGCTTGGAGACAGAAAACAGTGGTTGTCCTGTATAAGGGTTAGAGCACAGATTGGTCCTCAAGGTAATCCAGTGAGAAAAATCATCCAACCATATACCAGCTAGGTAGAAGGTTAGCGAATACGAAGAGTACAATGGTCAGTAGTGACGTGAGTGCATATCTCTCTGTGATAAAGTGGGGAAATGAAGGGCATTACCTCAAGGAATTCACTCAGAAGTTTTGTCTTCCTCAAGTTGCTAAGATTATTAAAGGCCAGTACCACAATATCGGACTGCCAACCTTAGCTTGCCCCTCTTTGAACCAGTTAGTATACATTGCTTCAGGTGGAAAGAAAATGCAAGTGGAAGCCCAGTGTATAAAGTTTAAAGACAACCATGGTGTTGTAACACTGGGTCCTAAACTAGCCATCCCCGATAGCTACGATGGTTGGTTTGAGATTCTTTCAGAGGATGGCCGTGCTGTGCGGTGTCTTGAGAGCGTCGCTGAACTTACTCGAGTATTTCCAAAAACTTGCCTCGTGAGAGAAAGTGTGAAAGCATTCCTCAGCAAGACTGAAGGTCCTGATACCATTTCTGACAAGGCACGAACAATCGCGGAAGGTGAAACTCTAGTTTTGATTAACGAATTACTTATGCCCTTGAACAGAGGAAAGGGAACTGGCCGTTTTCTCTGTTGTTTTACTTCTCGAGGAGAAACAATTTATTTAGGGCTTGAACAAAAAGGAAAGTTTAGTCCTATTGCTGGCGGAGAAAATATTTCTGGAGTACACAGTATTAAAAATTTACTATCAAAACGGCTCCCACTTATGGTCAGACTTGTGTATGGCAAACCGCCATCTGGagtgaaatcaaattttaatcCTGTGATGAGGTTGTGTTCCTTATTTGAAGAAGACTGCGTCTTGGCTTTACCTTTACTGAAAGATTTTAACGTTATCACGATCCCTGTCAAACTTCCGCTGAAGCTTCAAGCTCCACGTAATGTAGGGAATCTCATCAAGCTACCAGAATACTCAAGATTGCAcaagaaatgtaacaaaatgatACAGGAAACATCTAATATAATTCAGGTCATAGATTCTACCATAAAAAAGGAATATAGAATTGAAAAGCAACTGCACCGtccttattttcataataataaattttcaaaacatattagAAGCATCCCTTTAATTAAAAGACGATTTTCAGATCCAATGTGTGAGAAGACTACAAAAACACTTGTCCCTTGGGAGCGAGATGTGTCGGTGCCAGGAAAAAACATGGGTGCTAAGGAGTACGAAATAAAGTATTCTGATAATCACCAATATTATGAGGAATATTACGATGAAATTGACCAGATTTACGACTATGTTAGGGGAGTTGCTCCCCTTCCAAACAAAATAAAGGCTGATTTGAAGACCAAAGATTATGCTTCCTTAGAAATACCAACTACTCTAAAATTCTCAAAATCTACAGTACATCCTAATCACTCGCAACAGTCTTCTCCGCAAACAGAAACCATTGATTTACCATTGGAGAAAGAAAAACCCGATCCTCCTCCAATCGAAACAATCCCTATCAGGAAATTATCAGTCAGCACTGAGTCACCTCAGACCACCGCGCAGAAAATCACAGTCAGTATTGTAAACAAGGCATCTACAAAAATGAGGGACAATTCATTGGCTAGCAAAGATACTTATCCTGAAGAACATATATATGAAAAAGTAGGGAAAAGAAACGGTGAAGGAAAGATTATTAACACACCAATTTACCATACAAGAGCACCACTACGGTCATTCAGCGCTGGAAAAATATACATAGCCAATGGAAATCACTCAacttacaataacaaaatattcattaaaagcCCTTCTCAACAGAAATACTTCCAGAAAAATAGATTATTCAAAAGTACCAAAACATCACCTTCCAAAGACAATGTTATGCCTCTTCAGAGGACAGCTCGTGCTAAAACCTGTCGCAACAGTAAATCCCTGACTACTTCACCTTTGTTTCATATTCGTTACAAGTCATTAACTAACTTAGTTGCGGATTTCAATAACACTCTCGAATCCAGCAATTCAGGAGGACAGACTTCATCAGGGTCTGCAGAATCCAAGGAAAAGGATTTCACACATAGAAGCAGAAAGCTTCCGAGACCAAAATCAATGACAAACTTGTTTTGGGATGTTCGTAATTTGGAGAGTTGCAACAAATACAACTTAATCCATAATGAAATGAGCAGTAAGATCGAAAATCGAAAATTTATTTTTGCACGTGAATCGAGTATCCCAAAGCTCATACATACAACACAACATAAACGCATTGGGACGTTGTATCTTTAGGATTCGCTAAATCATGAGCTCTGTACAAACAGTTGTGCATAAAATTTCTTGCTTTTCTTCGACTCGTTATTTTTAGCAACCTGTTTAGAAACCAAAAAGCCaatgaataaaaactgtttttttgtgtGCTTATTTCATGCTTGCTTGTTTACTGGTTTGCATCAATATCAGTAATAGTTgattaaatcaaacaaacaaatacgagAGACTTTTAACGGACATGAAATTTATAAGCATATTTACAATGCTCTTGTGCCATGATTTGTCCAGCTGGTTGATCACAAGGGATCGCTCAAAGTGACATGAAAACGTATGCTGGaaaaaatatgttacatattcaaGGACTGTATGttgagatatatttttgtgaTAGCATTGTGAAATAATGCATATATACTTTTGTATATAAGTCGTTATATTTTCAGTTCTGTTCAATGacgttcattatttttatttaatgccATATCTGTAAAACTTGTTAATGAAATACGATATCTGTTTCGAAATGATGTTATGTGATTTTGAAGGTGAATTCCTGTATTATGCAGTTTCGTATTCTAAACATTTGTAGGCGTATCTTAGATATTCCAGAGAAAAACTTAAGTTGCATGTTTTATGTGACTGTTGCTAGTGCAAATTATTCTGTTTAACACAATTACtctttctgctttctagacactagtttttttgttgtaagagtttgtgattaaaaatattattcccaAAGTTAATCAACAGTTTGAGAAATATGTGGAAGAAAAAGATAGTTAAGGCTTGTCAGTAGCCTTCTCttctgaaataaaattgaaaattaaaagcaATTTATAGTGATATGTAAACATCAGAATTCAATATAATCTTATGATATATCACTTTAAAATGCAACTATGCTGTTAAGAAACACATGAGGCATTTAAAAACGTAAAACAATTATCAAGAAACTCATAGCTTCCTAAGATAAACTATGTTGGATTTTTCGCAAATGTcagaatgtttttaataaaaatagagcAGTTTCCAAATACTCCTTTTATAAATATctaagtgaaagaaatacaatataCGTACATTcttaattacatattaattattcaGGTGTAAGGCAGTGTGCTATAATTAGTTTCGAAATAGGTTTTActtcgtttttgtttttccaCTTCCAAGCATCATTACTTCTTTCTCTGGATAGTCGAGGACATAAAAACATGTTACCAGGCTTTGTGAGAGCTCAACCattaaatgtgatttttgtatgataTATGACTAATAAAGCTGATAGAAGTATTTTGAAAGGCTGAAACTGATCGGTTAGTCTTAAAACTTATTTGACACGATATATCAAAACTAGAATCTAAAATTCACTAAAATTTTACGTCGTAAAATTATCAGAGTAACACcttgaaaaattgttttatttcacagaacacatattattgtagtaaattttaacttaaatcagttattaaattttgtaatgcGAAAATAAGTAAGTTCAATTTAATATGACAAGATATCTCATTCAATATCCAAGAAAAgcaaatgtatgaaaaatactATGATAGTTGAAAGATTGAAAACACAAGCCAATAAACAACCTTTCTGGTAGAAAACAAGACAGGGTACGATCTAGTAATTAGCCTGCCGGGCACTGTTCCCACTTTCAGCTTATAACCATGAAACTCTTTCCTGCTATTTTGGTAAGAGTAGTCGGTAGGCGGTGGAGGCTGCTATTCATCTGATTGGAAGATCTAGATTATCAACGATTGGTCATGTCTAACTCCTAAGGATCACTGTTCTAGTTGTTTAGCTTAAGAATTTGATCAGATGTTATTCGGgttgaaaatttcaaataaatattactgatctgtaatataatgtgtaaaaaagaTGAGATAGAagaaggataaaatatattttgtaatcacaATCTCCTTTTTAAAAGCGTCTAAATAGTTTTAAGCTGAAAGTATTGCAAACACATTCTTAAATGAACCTTTCGGAATTTCCTTACACTTCTTAAATCAATACAAATCTTTCTAGTCTTAAAGATTTACAAATTCTCCCAAGTTGCATTATGGATaccaaatctttaaaatattccgAGTTTCTCTTTTTAGTttcacaatttaaattaaaatttagggTATTTCTGATGTGACCAATAAATTATGGACATTACTGACATGCTTCGAGAAATGGAAGATCGAATTATTGATATACCTTTCAGTTATATCAGTTATCATTTTAATCAGCGaaccatttaatttttaaactgctTTCATATGAAGTAAGTGTTCATGAACAGACTTCATAAATATTGACGTGATTTCTATGCTCATTGTAGTAACATATGTATCAAATTCAACTTATACTGAAATGGAGTAAAGGTGTTACATGTaagaataaatcaatataaagagACTTATGGTAATAAACTTAGTTTcccattattttttgttattacgtatctaaaaaagtaattttcagtTAGAACCTTCTTCTACAGTATATTTTCTTCATCAATGTCACAGACTcatacacatttaataaaagtttttaagtgatttttatatttagaaactgtAAGCATTTTGGCATCCTCATAACGTCTGTATAATTGTATTCATAAAGCCAACAGAGCACGATTCTAGTCACTTTTCatacaaaaagagag
This genomic window from Tachypleus tridentatus isolate NWPU-2018 chromosome 10, ASM421037v1, whole genome shotgun sequence contains:
- the LOC143229341 gene encoding uncharacterized protein LOC143229341, coding for MVSSDVSAYLSVIKWGNEGHYLKEFTQKFCLPQVAKIIKGQYHNIGLPTLACPSLNQLVYIASGGKKMQVEAQCIKFKDNHGVVTLGPKLAIPDSYDGWFEILSEDGRAVRCLESVAELTRVFPKTCLVRESVKAFLSKTEGPDTISDKARTIAEGETLVLINELLMPLNRGKGTGRFLCCFTSRGETIYLGLEQKGKFSPIAGGENISGVHSIKNLLSKRLPLMVRLVYGKPPSGVKSNFNPVMRLCSLFEEDCVLALPLLKDFNVITIPVKLPLKLQAPRNVGNLIKLPEYSRLHKKCNKMIQETSNIIQVIDSTIKKEYRIEKQLHRPYFHNNKFSKHIRSIPLIKRRFSDPMCEKTTKTLVPWERDVSVPGKNMGAKEYEIKYSDNHQYYEEYYDEIDQIYDYVRGVAPLPNKIKADLKTKDYASLEIPTTLKFSKSTVHPNHSQQSSPQTETIDLPLEKEKPDPPPIETIPIRKLSVSTESPQTTAQKITVSIVNKASTKMRDNSLASKDTYPEEHIYEKVGKRNGEGKIINTPIYHTRAPLRSFSAGKIYIANGNHSTYNNKIFIKSPSQQKYFQKNRLFKSTKTSPSKDNVMPLQRTARAKTCRNSKSLTTSPLFHIRYKSLTNLVADFNNTLESSNSGGQTSSGSAESKEKDFTHRSRKLPRPKSMTNLFWDVRNLESCNKYNLIHNEMSSKIENRKFIFARESSIPKLIHTTQHKRIGTLYL